A single window of Microbispora hainanensis DNA harbors:
- a CDS encoding transglycosylase domain-containing protein has translation MDRDPRYAAGPGGPGGPGGPVGPGRPGRPGADERTQAMGMPTGGFPRDGRDPRGDEQRTEAIQTGGRRRRPPGRGGHGPGGPGGPGGPGGPGGPGGPGGRGPRDPRDFDDFDEDDEKPRRTGWRRFVPSWKILLAAFTVLAAGTFGMIAVAYANTPVPEATQAEAVAQGSAIYYNDGKTLIAKVGTPRVILDNINKVPRHVQDAVIAIENDTFRTDSGISIPGMIRSVYMTATGQQLQGASTITQQMARNYYDGLSQEVSIKRKIKEIFVAVKLDKSMTKDQILLQYLNTVPFGRAYGIEAAAQAYFKKHVEQLTVEQGAYLAARIQTPALDADSPRLQSRFKDVVNAMARLDPAKYGKLPGTAKFPKTVPDRNSNELGGLKGYMVVQVLQELKTRMNLPPDQVRSGGYKIVSTFDKKLMQAARKAVIGTTASLPKEIHAGLAAVDPKNGRVLAFYGGEDYVKDNWNEPFDSYKQAASAFKPYVLAAWLDAGHSLNSFVPGNKTVPEELPGTKPIGNSHNVGNAINVITATADSVNTAFASMAYKLDEENGTIGQLSAVKQIAEEAGLGKQRMEDDVKEHKYAFSIGSALVTPVEQAAGYSIFANEGKHVDYHVVKEVRKDKAVVFAERREVKQVITPEAAADSVAAMEEVLKTGTAAGRGIGRPAAGKTGTNNDNKEAWFVGFTPQISTAVGMYREQCVTKSGKIVQPIYANCPETPGGKKSKKYGPNNPYSKPREISLGAGIEGATYPTTIWRNFMMEALAGKPVEQFPQKAGLGSPENIVPSPTPTPSPEPDDAGFPTDFPTDFPDDGSCFNGGPGCDSGDGLGDDRGPGGSDGGPGGDDVPLNINQPPAALPTGSGNGRNGSGA, from the coding sequence ATGGACCGTGACCCGCGCTACGCGGCCGGCCCCGGCGGTCCTGGTGGCCCGGGCGGTCCTGTGGGCCCTGGCAGGCCCGGCCGTCCCGGCGCGGACGAGCGCACCCAGGCGATGGGCATGCCGACGGGCGGATTCCCCCGCGACGGCCGCGATCCCCGGGGGGACGAGCAGCGCACCGAGGCCATCCAGACCGGCGGCCGCCGCCGCAGGCCCCCGGGCCGGGGTGGCCACGGCCCCGGCGGCCCCGGCGGCCCCGGTGGACCCGGTGGACCCGGTGGTCCGGGTGGGCCCGGCGGGCGCGGCCCCCGGGATCCGCGTGACTTCGACGACTTCGACGAGGACGACGAGAAGCCGCGCCGTACGGGCTGGCGGCGCTTCGTCCCGAGCTGGAAGATCCTGTTGGCGGCCTTCACCGTGCTGGCCGCCGGCACCTTCGGCATGATCGCGGTCGCCTACGCCAACACCCCGGTGCCCGAGGCGACGCAGGCGGAGGCCGTGGCCCAGGGCAGCGCCATCTACTACAACGACGGCAAGACGCTGATCGCCAAGGTGGGCACCCCGCGCGTCATCCTGGACAACATCAACAAGGTGCCGCGGCACGTCCAGGACGCCGTCATCGCGATCGAGAACGACACCTTCCGGACCGACAGCGGCATCTCGATCCCCGGCATGATCCGGTCGGTCTACATGACGGCGACCGGGCAGCAGCTCCAGGGCGCCTCGACCATCACCCAGCAGATGGCCCGCAACTACTACGACGGCCTCAGCCAGGAAGTGTCGATCAAGCGAAAGATCAAGGAGATCTTCGTCGCGGTCAAGCTCGACAAGTCGATGACCAAGGACCAGATCCTCCTGCAGTACCTCAACACGGTGCCCTTCGGCCGGGCGTACGGCATCGAGGCCGCCGCGCAGGCGTACTTCAAGAAGCACGTCGAACAGCTCACCGTGGAGCAGGGCGCCTATCTCGCCGCGCGCATCCAGACGCCCGCCCTGGACGCCGACTCCCCGCGGTTGCAGAGCCGGTTCAAGGACGTCGTCAACGCCATGGCGAGGCTCGACCCGGCCAAGTACGGCAAGCTGCCGGGCACGGCCAAGTTCCCCAAGACGGTTCCCGATCGCAACAGCAACGAGCTGGGCGGCCTGAAGGGCTACATGGTCGTCCAGGTGCTGCAGGAGCTGAAGACCCGGATGAACCTGCCGCCCGACCAGGTCAGGAGCGGCGGCTACAAGATCGTCTCGACCTTCGACAAGAAGCTCATGCAGGCCGCCAGGAAGGCGGTCATCGGCACCACCGCCAGCCTGCCGAAGGAGATCCACGCCGGTCTGGCCGCAGTGGACCCCAAGAACGGACGGGTGCTCGCCTTCTATGGCGGTGAGGACTACGTCAAGGACAACTGGAACGAACCGTTCGACTCCTACAAGCAGGCCGCCTCGGCGTTCAAGCCGTACGTGCTGGCCGCCTGGCTGGACGCCGGGCACAGCCTGAACAGCTTCGTGCCCGGCAACAAGACGGTGCCGGAGGAGCTCCCCGGCACCAAGCCCATCGGCAACAGCCACAACGTGGGGAACGCGATCAACGTCATCACGGCGACCGCCGACTCGGTCAACACGGCCTTCGCCTCGATGGCGTACAAGCTGGACGAGGAGAACGGCACGATCGGGCAGCTCAGCGCGGTGAAGCAGATCGCGGAGGAGGCCGGGCTCGGCAAGCAGCGCATGGAGGACGACGTCAAGGAGCACAAGTACGCGTTCTCCATCGGCAGCGCCCTGGTCACCCCGGTCGAGCAGGCCGCCGGCTACTCGATCTTCGCCAACGAGGGCAAGCACGTCGACTACCACGTGGTCAAGGAGGTCCGGAAGGACAAGGCGGTCGTCTTCGCCGAGCGCCGTGAGGTCAAGCAGGTGATCACGCCCGAGGCGGCGGCCGACTCCGTGGCGGCGATGGAGGAGGTCCTCAAGACGGGTACGGCGGCGGGCAGGGGCATCGGCCGCCCGGCCGCCGGCAAGACCGGCACGAACAACGACAACAAGGAAGCGTGGTTCGTCGGCTTCACCCCGCAGATCTCCACCGCGGTCGGCATGTACCGCGAGCAGTGCGTCACCAAGTCGGGCAAGATCGTCCAGCCCATTTACGCGAACTGCCCGGAGACCCCCGGCGGCAAGAAGAGCAAGAAGTACGGCCCGAACAATCCCTACTCCAAGCCCCGTGAGATATCGCTCGGCGCCGGCATCGAAGGCGCGACCTACCCGACCACCATCTGGCGGAACTTCATGATGGAGGCGCTCGCGGGCAAGCCCGTCGAGCAGTTCCCGCAGAAGGCCGGGCTGGGCAGCCCGGAGAACATCGTGCCGAGCCCGACGCCGACGCCCAGCCCGGAGCCCGACGACGCCGGGTTCCCGACGGACTTCCCGACCGACTTCCCCGACGACGGCAGCTGCTTCAACGGCGGCCCGGGATGTGACAGCGGCGACGGCCTCGGCGACGACCGGGGCCCGGGCGGTTCGGACGGCGGCCCCGGCGGCGACGACGTCCCGTTGAACATCAACCAGCCCCCGGCCGCGCTCCCGACCGGGTCGGGAAACGGCAGGAACGGCAGCGGCGCCTGA
- a CDS encoding DUF5318 family protein: MWSQRSVVDYGLAKRAAVQSVRAGRMRARDVCDAHPYLLRAARFHGEPTSRSCPICERRNVTNVTYVYGDELGRVAGQAKGMAELTAMAREYREFRVYVVEVCQGCSWNHLAVSFVLGTADPPGPSL, translated from the coding sequence ATGTGGTCACAGCGGTCGGTCGTGGACTACGGCCTCGCTAAGCGGGCGGCCGTACAGTCCGTCCGCGCCGGCCGCATGCGGGCGCGGGACGTGTGCGACGCCCACCCCTACCTGCTCCGCGCGGCCCGGTTCCACGGAGAGCCGACGAGCCGCAGTTGCCCCATATGTGAACGACGCAACGTGACCAACGTCACATACGTATATGGGGACGAATTAGGACGAGTGGCCGGCCAGGCAAAAGGGATGGCCGAGCTCACCGCGATGGCGCGGGAATACCGCGAATTCCGCGTCTACGTGGTGGAGGTCTGCCAAGGTTGTTCTTGGAACCACCTGGCGGTGTCGTTCGTCCTCGGAACAGCCGATCCCCCGGGCCCTTCCCTGTAG
- a CDS encoding PadR family transcriptional regulator, translated as MTGSRGGVLELAVLGSLNETPLHGYELRKRLNTLLGMFRAFSYGSLYPCLRGLLNEGLIAEEEPPEDTVLGRRSKIVYKITAEGKERLQELLSQSGPSSWEDESFGIHFAFFRHTEAEVRLRILEGRRSRLEERLDRVREALARTRERLDTYTLELQRHGLESVEREVRWLNELIDSERRSRSAPGEGGHPPDPAQAVQEETQRADTPEADR; from the coding sequence GTGACGGGCTCTCGTGGAGGTGTGCTGGAGCTCGCCGTCCTGGGATCGCTGAACGAGACGCCCTTGCACGGATATGAGCTGCGCAAACGGCTCAACACGCTGCTCGGCATGTTCCGTGCCTTCTCCTACGGCTCGCTGTACCCCTGCCTCAGGGGTCTGCTCAACGAGGGCCTCATCGCCGAGGAGGAGCCTCCTGAGGACACGGTTCTCGGCCGTAGGTCGAAGATCGTCTACAAGATCACGGCGGAGGGCAAGGAGCGGCTGCAGGAGCTGCTCAGCCAGTCGGGGCCGTCCTCCTGGGAGGACGAGAGCTTCGGCATCCACTTCGCCTTCTTCCGCCACACGGAGGCGGAGGTGCGGCTCCGCATCCTGGAGGGCCGCCGCAGCCGCCTTGAAGAACGCCTCGACCGCGTCCGTGAGGCTCTCGCCCGCACGAGAGAGCGGCTGGACACCTACACGCTTGAGCTCCAGCGCCACGGGCTGGAGTCGGTCGAGCGCGAGGTCCGCTGGTTGAACGAGCTGATCGACTCGGAACGGCGGAGCCGTTCGGCTCCCGGCGAGGGGGGTCACCCTCCGGATCCCGCGCAAGCCGTACAGGAAGAGACCCAGAGGGCGGACACGCCCGAGGCAGATAGGTAA
- a CDS encoding inositol-3-phosphate synthase has product MGSVRVAIVGVGNCASSLVQGVHYYKDADPSSRVPGLMHVRFGDYHVGDVEFVAAFDVDAKKVGRDLSEAIVASENNTIKICDVPPLGVTVQRGPTFDGLGTYYREIIEESDEEPVDVVQALKDARVDVLVSYLPVGSEEADRFYAQCAIDAKVAFVNALPVFIASDPEWAAKFTEAGVPIVGDDIKSQVGATITHRVLAKLFEDRGVELLRTYQLNFGGNMDFMNMLERTRLQSKKISKTQSVTSQIPHEMAKADVHIGPSDHVPWLDDRKWAYVRLEGRSFGDTPLNLEYKLEVWDSPNSAGIIIDAVRAAKIALDRGIGGPLLSPSSYFMKSPPEQYSDDAAREAVEKFIRGEAER; this is encoded by the coding sequence ATGGGTTCGGTGCGCGTAGCCATCGTCGGTGTGGGCAACTGCGCCTCATCGCTGGTGCAGGGCGTCCATTACTACAAGGACGCGGATCCGAGCAGCCGTGTGCCGGGCCTCATGCACGTGCGGTTCGGTGACTACCACGTCGGTGACGTGGAGTTCGTCGCGGCCTTCGACGTGGACGCCAAGAAGGTCGGCCGCGACTTGTCGGAGGCCATCGTCGCCTCCGAGAACAACACGATCAAGATCTGCGACGTGCCGCCGCTCGGCGTCACCGTGCAGCGTGGCCCGACGTTCGACGGCCTGGGCACGTACTACCGCGAGATCATCGAGGAGTCCGATGAGGAGCCGGTGGACGTCGTCCAGGCCCTGAAGGACGCCCGGGTCGACGTCCTGGTGTCCTATCTCCCGGTGGGCTCGGAGGAGGCCGACCGCTTCTACGCGCAGTGCGCGATCGACGCCAAGGTGGCGTTCGTCAACGCGCTGCCGGTCTTCATCGCCTCCGACCCCGAGTGGGCCGCGAAGTTCACCGAGGCCGGCGTCCCGATCGTGGGCGACGACATCAAGTCGCAGGTCGGCGCGACGATCACGCACCGCGTGCTGGCCAAGCTGTTCGAGGACCGCGGAGTCGAGCTGCTGCGCACCTACCAGCTCAACTTCGGCGGCAACATGGACTTCATGAACATGCTGGAGCGCACCCGCCTCCAGTCCAAGAAGATCTCCAAGACCCAGTCGGTCACGTCGCAGATCCCGCACGAGATGGCCAAGGCCGACGTCCACATCGGCCCGTCCGACCACGTGCCGTGGCTGGACGACCGCAAGTGGGCCTACGTCCGCCTTGAGGGCCGGTCGTTCGGCGACACCCCGCTCAACCTGGAGTACAAGCTCGAGGTCTGGGACTCGCCCAACTCCGCCGGCATCATCATCGACGCGGTGCGCGCGGCCAAGATCGCCCTCGACCGGGGCATCGGCGGCCCGCTGCTGTCGCCCTCGTCCTACTTCATGAAGTCGCCGCCGGAGCAGTACTCCGACGACGCCGCCCGCGAGGCCGTGGAGAAGTTCATCCGCGGTGAGGCCGAGCGCTGA
- the idi gene encoding isopentenyl-diphosphate Delta-isomerase produces the protein MTSQEHVVLVDGEGNPIGTAPKSTVHSADTPLHLAFSSYVFDHRGRVLLSRRAGSKLTWPDQWTNSCCGHPLPGEPLSSAVIRRLGFELGLTVESVDLILPRFSYRAVMDNGTVENELCPVYRAVVTGEAAPNAEEVGEVRWEPWARFAAEVMSGERDISPWAREQVPQLVALGPDPLAWPVADAAALPPAARPLTNH, from the coding sequence GTGACGTCACAGGAACATGTCGTGCTGGTCGATGGCGAGGGAAACCCGATCGGCACCGCCCCCAAATCCACCGTCCACAGCGCCGACACGCCGCTGCATCTCGCGTTCTCCAGCTACGTCTTCGACCACCGCGGGCGCGTGCTGCTGTCACGCCGTGCGGGCTCGAAGCTGACCTGGCCCGATCAGTGGACCAACAGCTGCTGCGGGCATCCCCTGCCGGGCGAACCGCTGTCGTCGGCGGTGATCCGCCGCCTCGGGTTCGAGCTGGGCCTGACGGTCGAGTCCGTCGACCTGATCCTGCCGCGCTTCTCCTATCGGGCCGTGATGGACAACGGCACGGTGGAGAACGAGCTGTGCCCGGTCTACCGGGCCGTGGTCACCGGAGAGGCCGCGCCCAACGCCGAGGAGGTGGGTGAGGTCAGGTGGGAGCCCTGGGCGCGCTTCGCCGCCGAGGTGATGAGCGGGGAGCGGGACATCTCGCCCTGGGCCAGGGAGCAGGTGCCTCAGCTCGTCGCGCTCGGGCCGGATCCGCTGGCCTGGCCGGTGGCCGACGCCGCCGCCCTGCCGCCGGCCGCGCGCCCGCTCACGAACCACTGA
- a CDS encoding MFS transporter: MSYASDLRVVLRGRNFRRLFATRLVSQFSDGIFQLAVGGYAFFSPERQASATAIAAGLAVLLLPYSVLGPFVGVFIDRWSRRQILVIAPVVRGVLLVVAACLVAAGASDVVFYAAALGVLAVNRFFLSALSAALPHVVPSENLMMANAVTPTSGTVVTFVGAGAGVVLRVISGSDDRGVAVLLVCSGVVFGLSALIARTMERSLLGPAYDPNRPQAREAVRHVLAGLVDGARHIAHRRSAGAALSGVATHRLMFGISTAAVVMLYRYHFTHDPDDALKGIALVLGAVGAGSFAAVLVTPWATERVRIEIWVPVMLVTCGVLEFALCATFHKWAFVAAGLVIGVAGQSVKICADTVVQRDIEDAYLGRAFSVYDMLFNGMTVLGAVLAAALLPRDGVSYLALAVIGVGYLLGAVVYRLILPSAVRRRPPVPAVD, translated from the coding sequence GTGTCCTACGCCTCTGATCTGCGGGTGGTCCTGCGGGGTCGAAACTTCCGGCGGCTTTTCGCCACACGGCTCGTCTCGCAGTTCTCCGACGGGATCTTCCAGCTCGCCGTCGGCGGCTACGCGTTCTTCAGCCCGGAAAGGCAGGCGAGCGCGACCGCCATCGCGGCGGGCCTCGCCGTGTTGCTCCTGCCGTACAGCGTCCTCGGGCCCTTCGTCGGGGTGTTCATCGACCGCTGGTCGAGGCGGCAGATCCTCGTCATCGCGCCGGTCGTGCGCGGCGTGCTGCTGGTGGTGGCCGCCTGCCTCGTCGCGGCGGGCGCCTCCGACGTCGTCTTCTACGCGGCGGCGCTCGGCGTGCTCGCGGTCAACCGCTTCTTCCTGTCGGCCCTCAGCGCCGCGCTGCCCCACGTCGTGCCGTCCGAGAACCTGATGATGGCCAACGCGGTCACGCCCACCTCGGGCACGGTGGTGACGTTCGTCGGGGCGGGCGCCGGCGTCGTGCTCCGCGTGATCTCCGGGTCGGACGACCGGGGCGTGGCCGTGCTGCTGGTCTGCTCCGGCGTCGTCTTCGGCCTGAGCGCGCTGATCGCGCGGACGATGGAGCGCTCGCTGCTCGGCCCCGCGTACGACCCGAACCGCCCGCAGGCCCGCGAGGCCGTACGGCACGTGCTCGCCGGCCTGGTGGACGGCGCGCGGCACATCGCGCACCGGCGTTCGGCGGGGGCGGCCCTCAGCGGCGTCGCCACCCACCGCCTGATGTTCGGCATCTCCACGGCGGCCGTGGTGATGCTCTACCGCTACCACTTCACCCACGACCCCGACGACGCGCTGAAGGGCATCGCGCTCGTGCTGGGCGCCGTCGGCGCGGGCAGCTTCGCCGCGGTCCTGGTCACGCCGTGGGCCACCGAGCGGGTCCGCATCGAGATCTGGGTGCCGGTGATGCTCGTGACCTGCGGCGTGCTGGAGTTCGCCCTGTGCGCGACGTTCCACAAGTGGGCGTTCGTCGCCGCCGGGCTGGTGATCGGCGTCGCGGGGCAGAGCGTGAAGATCTGCGCGGACACCGTCGTGCAGCGCGACATCGAGGACGCCTATCTCGGCCGCGCCTTCTCCGTCTACGACATGCTGTTCAACGGCATGACGGTGCTCGGCGCGGTGCTGGCGGCGGCGCTGCTGCCGCGCGACGGCGTGTCGTATCTCGCGCTCGCCGTGATCGGCGTGGGCTATCTGCTCGGCGCGGTGGTCTACCGGCTGATCCTGCCCTCCGCCGTACGCCGCAGGCCGCCGGTGCCCGCCGTCGACTGA